In Halobacillus amylolyticus, the following proteins share a genomic window:
- a CDS encoding zinc-dependent alcohol dehydrogenase — protein MKAVTYQGIKDVKVKEVPNATIKKRDDILVRITNTAICGSDLHLVHGMIPHFPEDYIIGHEPMGIVEEVGPEVTRVKKGDRVIIPFNVACGECMYCKMDLESQCDNSNEYGEAGGFLGYSNTFGGYPGGQAELLRVPYGNFTPFVVPEDSELEDEKLLFLSDIIPTAYWGIEQAEVKKDDTVVVLGCGPVGLLAQKFAWMKGAKRVIAIDYVKYRLEHAKRTNKVEVFDFSKTKDLGSHIKEITGGGADAVIDCVGMDGKKNVAEMVESALKLQGGAMGAIQLASKIVRKGGTISLVGVYGTRYNQFPLGDFFARNITLKMGQAPVIHYMPELYKKIKNEEFDPTDIITHRLPLDKAEHGYDIFDEKHDDCIKVILQP, from the coding sequence ATGAAGGCTGTTACTTACCAGGGAATTAAGGATGTCAAAGTGAAGGAAGTACCTAATGCAACCATTAAAAAAAGGGATGATATTTTAGTAAGAATCACAAATACTGCCATCTGTGGATCAGACCTGCATCTAGTCCACGGCATGATCCCCCACTTCCCTGAAGATTATATCATTGGACATGAACCAATGGGCATTGTTGAAGAAGTCGGCCCAGAAGTCACTAGAGTAAAAAAAGGGGATCGGGTGATCATACCATTTAACGTTGCCTGTGGAGAATGTATGTATTGCAAAATGGATCTTGAAAGTCAATGTGATAACTCAAATGAATATGGTGAAGCTGGCGGTTTTCTTGGTTATTCCAATACATTTGGTGGTTACCCAGGCGGACAGGCCGAGCTCCTGCGTGTCCCTTATGGAAACTTTACACCATTTGTTGTTCCGGAAGATAGTGAACTAGAAGATGAGAAGTTACTTTTCCTATCTGATATTATTCCGACAGCTTACTGGGGCATTGAACAAGCAGAAGTCAAAAAAGATGATACGGTCGTAGTCCTCGGCTGCGGTCCTGTTGGGTTGTTAGCCCAAAAATTCGCCTGGATGAAAGGAGCAAAAAGGGTTATTGCCATTGATTATGTAAAATATCGTTTAGAACACGCTAAGCGCACAAACAAGGTAGAAGTATTTGACTTCTCAAAAACAAAAGACCTTGGCTCCCACATCAAAGAGATTACGGGCGGCGGTGCTGATGCCGTCATTGATTGCGTGGGAATGGACGGAAAGAAAAATGTTGCTGAGATGGTTGAAAGTGCTTTGAAACTCCAAGGTGGAGCAATGGGCGCTATTCAGCTGGCAAGTAAAATCGTGCGAAAAGGCGGAACGATAAGCCTCGTTGGGGTATATGGAACACGTTATAATCAGTTCCCGCTCGGTGATTTCTTTGCAAGGAACATCACATTAAAAATGGGTCAAGCACCAGTGATCCATTACATGCCCGAATTATATAAAAAAATTAAAAATGAGGAATTTGATCCAACCGATATTATTACACACCGTCTGCCGCTTGACAAAGCGGAGCACGGCTACGATATCTTTGATGAAAAGCATGACGATTGTATAAAAGTTATCTTGCAGCCGTAA
- the hpaB gene encoding 4-hydroxyphenylacetate 3-monooxygenase, oxygenase component → MGVRTGKQYKERINRLKTDVWIKGERVKGKISEHPAFKGIIKSQAELYDLQHITRLQDRMTYALNSDEERTGMSYLIPKSRADLERRREMIQVWARHSAGLMGRSPDYMNTVLAAFASSVHVLKGEPNCFPERLERFYEYACTHDLSFTHTFVNPQNNRSKLAFIEEDVTNARVVKRIEEGLVISGAKLLATQGGITDEIIVFSAPGVQDKAHAFAFSIPSDTEGLKFICRKSFVSDDSSYNSPLSSRFEEMDSIVLFDEVVVPWERVFFYDNIKAANEFYTKGNFVPFTLHQIVSRQVIKAEFILGLAQMIVDTINISEYQHVQSKVAEIIKGLESSKALLLASEKNATRNAQGIMIPKRMPLYVAVNQFQESYPRFTEIIQLLGASGMVTIPEEAQFRSSIGSKLDHYLQGFEVGGRERVQLFTLAFDLCMSGFGSRQSLYERFFFGDPIRLSQIIYQTYQTEAHTTFVKKMMEKEQAD, encoded by the coding sequence ATGGGAGTGCGAACAGGAAAGCAGTATAAGGAAAGAATAAATCGACTGAAGACAGACGTATGGATTAAAGGAGAACGAGTGAAGGGGAAGATTTCCGAACATCCAGCTTTTAAAGGAATCATAAAAAGTCAGGCCGAATTATATGACTTACAACACATAACGAGACTACAGGATAGGATGACATATGCTCTTAATTCTGATGAAGAACGTACAGGAATGTCCTATTTAATTCCTAAATCACGGGCTGATCTGGAGCGGCGAAGAGAAATGATTCAAGTATGGGCCCGCCATTCAGCGGGGTTAATGGGCAGAAGTCCAGATTATATGAATACGGTGTTAGCTGCCTTTGCGAGTTCAGTGCATGTGCTAAAGGGTGAACCAAATTGTTTCCCAGAGCGTTTAGAAAGGTTTTATGAGTATGCCTGTACACATGATCTATCCTTCACACATACATTCGTAAATCCTCAAAATAATCGTTCAAAATTGGCATTTATAGAAGAGGATGTAACCAATGCGCGAGTGGTTAAACGAATCGAGGAAGGACTCGTAATCAGTGGAGCAAAGCTATTGGCAACTCAAGGGGGGATCACTGACGAGATCATTGTATTCTCAGCCCCGGGAGTACAGGATAAAGCTCATGCGTTTGCTTTTTCTATTCCTAGTGATACAGAAGGCTTGAAGTTTATCTGTAGGAAATCGTTTGTAAGTGATGATTCCAGCTATAATTCACCGCTTAGCTCACGATTTGAAGAGATGGATTCAATCGTCCTATTTGATGAGGTGGTTGTGCCTTGGGAACGCGTGTTTTTTTATGACAATATTAAAGCAGCGAACGAGTTTTATACAAAAGGAAACTTTGTACCCTTTACCCTCCACCAAATTGTCTCAAGGCAAGTAATTAAGGCAGAGTTTATTCTTGGTTTGGCGCAAATGATCGTCGATACAATTAATATAAGTGAATATCAGCATGTCCAAAGCAAAGTGGCAGAGATTATTAAGGGGCTTGAGTCTTCAAAAGCATTACTGCTTGCCTCAGAAAAAAATGCTACGCGTAATGCCCAAGGGATCATGATTCCCAAGCGGATGCCACTTTACGTAGCTGTCAATCAGTTCCAAGAAAGTTACCCGAGATTTACTGAGATCATCCAATTGCTTGGAGCGAGTGGGATGGTTACGATCCCAGAGGAAGCACAATTTCGATCATCGATTGGAAGTAAGCTGGATCATTATTTGCAAGGGTTTGAAGTCGGAGGGCGTGAACGTGTCCAATTATTTACTTTAGCTTTTGATCTATGTATGAGTGGGTTTGGTTCAAGACAGTCGTTATATGAAAGGTTCTTTTTTGGTGATCCGATCAGATTATCACAAATCATTTATCAAACCTATCAAACAGAGGCACATACCACTTTTGTAAAAAAGATGATGGAAAAAGAACAAGCTGACTAA
- a CDS encoding YozQ family protein: MSKRKKQESIGERYYEAADYQRRDDTSQGLATTHEQVTDTLTEGTYDAQIDQVDKDGRLVSHEGKSITRKRKK, encoded by the coding sequence ATGAGTAAGCGTAAAAAACAAGAATCGATTGGTGAACGTTATTATGAAGCGGCTGATTATCAGCGGAGGGATGATACGTCCCAGGGGTTAGCAACTACGCATGAGCAAGTGACTGACACGTTGACCGAGGGAACGTACGATGCCCAAATTGACCAGGTTGATAAGGATGGACGGCTTGTGAGTCATGAAGGAAAGTCAATTACAAGAAAACGCAAGAAATAA